Proteins encoded within one genomic window of Bradyrhizobium sp. 186:
- a CDS encoding VanZ family protein — MIQRLSLVTGWVALAFIAFATLSPIRDRPTLAGLQLEHFAAFAVMGLAFALGAPRRTLLIATMMIASAVALESLQLLTPDRHGRVLDAFVKAAGGVCGVGVGRVGTQVWWARVDRIKNTLKSQRPGTSA; from the coding sequence ATGATCCAACGGCTGTCGTTAGTGACTGGCTGGGTGGCACTAGCTTTCATCGCCTTTGCAACACTTTCTCCGATCCGGGACCGCCCGACGCTGGCGGGGCTGCAACTTGAGCACTTCGCTGCCTTTGCCGTCATGGGGCTCGCCTTTGCCTTGGGCGCGCCGCGCCGCACGTTGCTCATCGCTACCATGATGATCGCCAGTGCCGTCGCTCTCGAAAGTTTGCAATTGCTGACACCGGACCGGCATGGTCGAGTACTAGATGCATTCGTGAAGGCGGCTGGGGGAGTCTGCGGCGTCGGCGTCGGCCGCGTGGGAACGCAGGTCTGGTGGGCGCGGGTCGATCGGATCAAGAACACCCTGAAGTCCCAACGACCCGGTACATCGGCATAA